In Danio rerio strain Tuebingen ecotype United States chromosome 9, GRCz12tu, whole genome shotgun sequence, the genomic window ctagaacttctatgtaaagctgctttgacacaatctacattgtaaaagtgctatataaataaacattgaatTGAACATTTAATTGAACTTGAAATGCCAATTTGAGACCAAACTGAATTctatgctaatttatactattaAAGGCAAAAATTGTTTGAAAGATTTAGCATTGTTGCTTTGGTTGTACTATATCAGATTGGCTTTAGCTTATTGACTCATCCTGGTCAAGCTGATATAAACTGAATGCTAATGGCTTACTTGTTTAATAAGGAGGAGCTATTCGATTTGCCCTGCCTTCATGGTTCAATTGAAATTACCTCATGCATTAAATGACCCGCTCGTTCCACAGCACTCCAGGAGACCTTTAAAAGGTTAGTAATGAATttcatgaagtttatttataaattaattttaagaggagcacatgcttatgattgatcacggctggtcccACATTAACTAACGCATGAtataccaatcagatgattcctaccTCGCTATAAATAATCGGAGTTTCTTACTTTAGTTATCTTaaccttgaagaatcccccttccacctctaATCCTCCACCTTTCCCGTTATAACACGgaatggtggcccagtggttagccctgttggctcacagcaagaacatcacagGTTTAAATCCTTAAcaggccagttgtcatttctgtgcagagtttacatgttctcctcatgcTCGTGTGAGTTTCCATCAGGTTTTCCGGTTTTCCTCCcaaagtccaaaaacatatgtCATAAGTGACCTGATCTATCTAAAGGAGCACTATAGTCGAGCTCTTAACCAGCAGTATATCTCTAAAAAGCCATTTATAATCTGTCATCAGCTCTAAATAaggggggagttctcgagatctacctgagttcaaactcccctctcatccTGCAAACATGTGGGAGCTCCGGGCTTgaagatcttatgagctcagaacTCTCTCtaaggacagcatgccaaactcgctttataatcagtcatcagctaagagtgaactcttgaattCAGTATTTTCTGAAGATGCCTGTGCATAACCTACTCTGTATGAAACAAAGCACATTTGCATCCGAGATTTTTAATGTCAGCAGTGAAATTGAGCACAACAGACACATCACATCATGATGATGACATCACTTTCATCAACACATAGTcatgcaccctatactgacactgaggaataTGCACGCAAAAGAATATCTGTAGCTTAATGATATTCCGATTGAACCACTGAAAGCATCTAGACTGTTTTGAGaatgtttttgctatttttcTAGACTTTGAACAAGACAAAGCTGTCTTAGAGGATCAGAGAGCTCTTTGATTCAATCTTAAAACCTatgtaattttgcgttccaaagatgaacaaaggtctaaTGGGATTTCTGCAAATGAGTCCAGACCATCTGCCATCAGTCTGCAGGTCTGAATTTGTGAGTCTAAAGAATAACTTTATATAATCTGAATGAACAGTTGGCATGGCAATGAGGTGAGATTCTATCTCCACAGaagcatacatttaaaaataatggcTCTGCCCTTAAGAGACTGGACTGAACtgaactcagttttttttttgtatgtaatttGAACAGAGGTTTTAGGCATCTCTGAGACACAGTGAAAAAAgctaagtttattttaaaagttcaatacaccctggagtacttttctTAAGAAAAtgtaacagatttgtgtgtgttaagcatcaATTAAGACagtgttagcacctgtcagctttaattgtggcaAAAACTGGaaaattttgagcttttgtcagccaaTTTTAACTTACGGGTCTAAAATCGGTGACGTAGAgtaaatctgctagtggagtgatgatgtGTCAGTTTCTTATTTTTGTTCATAGCGGACTTTTCTTATCCTATAAGAAGATCCTGCTGCTTGATTATTCATGAGGGCTTGCTTTcagaaggcaaggcagacctgccaagctgtaagACCCAATGACTGGATGAGACCGCACAAGGCaagcagtatttagccgttcatgaagggtcgtatgtgtttgctTCCATGattcacagggtttgttgcatgtttttctctGAGATGCTGCCAgcgccgatacagcaaagctgttgggaGGCAATTGGGCCCCTAAAAATATTTCTGGGGCCCAAAAACTGTGTGGGCTCTTAGAATCATCCTAACTTTTCCCCTCTAGTGGCACCCCTGAACATATGTGGCAGGGCATTTAATTACTGttgatttctttacattttaactttgtaaactataaaatcatgcgtctcctcacggtttgtatCCAGGGTATctacagggtcttaaaaagtcttaaaatttcttaaattttaggccttaaaaagtcttaaattaaactgaaataatgtgttgtaggtcttaaataattttaaaaaggtcttaatttacctatgtccatgtaaagctaccgaATCAGGCTAACACCCATTTAATCACTAACATTCCATCCTAATTAaatttttaacaaatgttttttaactCTATAgaccaatatggtttaattatcctCCTTCCAAAAacgtttgtttttaatatttttttaacgttttaaatgggtcattataaaaaaaattcctaGCGCTTAGCCTTGTGTAAGtcttaaatttcattcataatggtcttaaaaaaatctttaaaagtcctaaatttatcttgatgaaacctgtagaaaccctagTGTCTCATTtcgtgagccaactgacaacagttatttgctcccttttttttttttgtcccctgctctgctggccacgcctaCTTCTCCCTTTGCTCGCAGCGCTCCACGGCCATTatgaagatttctttttttttgtaattctgaATTTTGAAGtggacttgaactgaaagaggggggtttaatgggggtttatatatatatatatatatatatatatatatatatatatatatatacacgtgtttcCAAAGGACCAAATCGACTTTAAAAGAATTTTCTAAAGCCTTGTGTAATGATACTGAAAAATCTgttatgaaattaaaatgaaatctatagaaatatatatttttattaataaagtacttaaacattttaatgttattacagTTTGTACAATATTTAAGATCAaatattattgcaaaacaaatataCAAGTATTTATATCACCATGAtagtatttattgttattaatcttCAATTGTTCAATTAAACAAGACAATAACTATTCCACACTGTATGACAGTTATAGCAACAACACACAACCTCATTTCAGCAGATTCTGCATCCATGCGATGAGTCCTTGTCTGGTGTGCTGAGACATTTCCGTCGTCTCCATCTGCTCCTTTTCAttcctttctttttctctctccttcTCCTGCCTGAGCAGCAGATCGGTTTTCAGTATCTTCTCCAGCTCTCTCGTCAGACTATAATGCACCATCTGCCTGCTCAAAAGAGGCACTATCAGATTAAAATTGTCCACTTTCTTATTGAGTTTCGCCAGTTCCTCAGCAAACACAGCGCAATGCTCCTTCCACTGGAGGCTTTCTGAGTGTCTCATGGGTTCCCCTAACCTAGCCCTGACCTCCTGCAACCTCTCCCTCATTTTACAGATGCTTTCCCTGATCTCCTTCTGTGCCACAATCCATTCAGGCTGGTAACCGTTGTCGATGAGGATTCTGTTGAGGTTGTGCGTCATTGGATCCATGTATGGGTTGTAATCAAACTTATTGAGCGGTTTACCAGTGCCGCTGAGGTTCTGAAAGTCTCCACGAGCCATTGATTCCTGGATGAGATCCTCAACCAGCCTTTCCACCGCTTGAGTGATTTTAATCTTCTTACTGCGCAAACGTGCATCCCGGGCCACCATTGCTCCTTCTTCTGCGGCTGCCTTCTCCATCTCCTTGCGTCGATACTCCAAGACCTGATCGGTAGCACGATCAACTCGAAATTGTCTGTATTGTCGTTCTCTCTGACTAGGAGTTCCAGAACCAACGCCTTCAAAACTCAGGTATTGTCTGTGTTGAGGAGCATTACCTTTCACTTTCTCGTCCTCGTCTTCCTCCATAGATTGGGTGTACTGTGAAGCTGACTTCTGCCGAGCGAGGTGGGCGAGCACAGCCCGATAGGCCTCCTCAATCTGGGAAAACAGGTCCGCGTCTGCTGTGGGAGCACCGGAATCGGGATGGTAGAGTTTGGCCATGCGGAGGTAAGCCTCTTTGACCTCTGCAGGGCCACTGGCTCCATCATCTGGCAGTTGCAGGAGACGGTAACTCTCTCTCAAGCTGCGGCTGAGAGCTCCAGAGCTGAAGGATCGCAGTGTGAGGGAGGAATACAGGGGCAAGACAGACCTGCGGAGGTCCAGACTGTGCAACCGTAACACCAAGCAGCTCATTGTGCCTCATGGATACAGCTTCTGAGGATACAGAAATGGCAAGTTATTTCAAAATGTTGACAACTATTGACTGCACCATGGTAAAATTATGTTTATCAGtacattttattactttttaaagaaatcaaaccacatctatctatctatctatctatctatctatctatctatctatctatctatctatctatctatcaatttaTCAATTTGTCTGTTCAGTTctgataataaatttaaatttagctTAGCTTATGTTAATTagattcaatgattcattcattttcttttcagctcagtcctttaatcaggggtagccacagcggaatgaaccgccaacttatccagcatattttttatgcagcaggtcacttccagctgcaccccataactgggaaacatgtTAATTTAATATACTGGATATATCTAATAATAATTAGATAAAGCTATTTAATTTGAAGCAAATATGTGGTAATTTATcaattttactttaaagtaaaaaataaataaataataagtatattTAACTACAAAGTAGATAAAgacttaaatattatatttaataatatataatattatatttaataatatataatataatatattttataatgtataatattataaagaCTTTAAtactgtgcatttttattttccaTTACAACTGTAACATTACAGAACAGATATTAATTTATGGCTAGTcatttttaatcaatcaatctttattttaacttaaaatcgTCAATGTATAAAATTCTCCTAGGTCATCATGGCTTGCTAGATTGCAACAACAGTTCGTACAACGCTTGAGTTGATATAAACGATTTTATAACCACTGAATGATTACGATAGACATATTTGATCATGTGTGGACATAGCAGTCAAGTGTTATTCGTCAAGTTTCCTGTAACGTTAGCAAGAGTGCTAATGTCCAAAGTGCATGTCAAACATGAACgcctaaaaacaacacaaacaatatAACGTTAGCAATGACAGCCAATACCTCGCGGATTCAGTTCGAATTTTCCCACTTCATCGTGACAAAAGGTCAACAATATTTATGTTATGAGTGACACCGCTCTTCAATGTATGCACTAGGGTTTGTTGTTATATATTTATGTCGAACAGCATGCTGGGGAATGTAGTCACCGTTTTCGGTGCAAAGCGCTTTCTAGAGTTGGTCCTTTAGATGGCGACAAATCTCAACAGCGGATTTCCACACACTTCACTCACTTCttaaaattcctaaaattgtCTGTTTCATCGACTGAGTACACGTCTGCTGCTGTCAACGCTGTCTGTGTGGGGTAAGTGTTGACTTTTTGGAAAACTAACTGCCAGTAAGAAAAAGGATCGAGGCTGATGTTTGTAGTACTTAATTACGTGTTAATAATTATTAGCCTATGCTATTGATGCTGTTGATGAACTGGCACAAAGCCTTGGTAATCAGATGATTATCAATATCTTGCTATAACATCTATAGgttagatctatctatctatctatctatctatctatctatctatctatctatctatctatctatctatctgtctgtctgtctgtctgtctgtctgtctgtctgtctgtctgtctgtctgtctgtctgtctgtctgtctgtctgtctgtctgtctgtctgtctgtctgtctgaacaGCCGTAATTTTGACTAGGCTagatttcatataaaatatgtattgatTGGTTTGTTAAATGACTGTGTGTTTTGTTGCCTTGTTGCCTGATCTTGTTACACACGCTGCAATCTTTAAGGAATAGCTCAGCCAAAAGttacaattttgtcatcatttactcatattTACTAGTTCCAAACCaaaggtttctttcttctgttaaacacaaaataagatattctgttacttcattagttatttttgttttcctactataggAGTCAACGTGTgccagcaaccaacattcttcaaaatatcttcttggtCAACagaaaataatctcataaaaccaCAGGGGAGGGAGAGTAAAGggtgaggtaattttcatttttgggtgaactacccctttaatgtcTCACAGTAAATtccataataatatattttttattattttgttatacaaCCTTCAAACTCTATTAAGTGTTTATAATTCTCTGCCTACAATAAAACATTACCGTATTTTCCATTATTGACAAAACATTTCctttatttaataattagttcattcattcaatcagacATTTCTTTATTGATTATGACTATACTGTGCTGTAAGTTCCACTTCCAATACCTATATaacatttagtttgtttatttatttagacatttGTTCACTTTATCTTCACCACAGACAGTCAATGTATGTTAAAGGCTGTAGTGCAAGTGATTGTGACAGGGTTTTTTTCATATCATCATCACCTGATCTGTACTGAATTGAACCATGTAAGGTCATCCAATTCATCCACAATTGGTATAGTGGTCAATGAGTTTTTGACTTAGGCTACAGAGGGCTCCAAACTGAAAAATTAAGccggcaagttattgtatattatttttaagcatttgattatttcttaatATTTGATTTGTCCCACAGTTGCTCTCATTGTTGATATATATTGTTTACAATACATGCAtatttttgttcatgttattttAGTATGTGAAGTATGAGAATCCAGAGGCTTGGTGTAGTTTTACATTATATAGCCTTTATAATGGCctctttttaatgcttttttttttttgttaaatttagcATACTTTAATTCAATAAATTCCAACTCACGTAAGTTgataaacaacattaacaacaacaattgTGATCCAGTTGCGTGTTTATAATCAGCATATGGCGCAGTCTGCTGGATTAAAACCAAATGTTTATATTCAAATGAGTGTGATCGGTCATGTGAGTAAGCAATTGGTGAACTAATTTGCCCAGAGGAACATACAAGCTTTTTAGCATCTCGGGAATCAATATTGTGAAATCAATGGCTCTGCTGAAGTGCTTTTCCCTTGTGCGATTTGTGTTGCACGTACACAGGGACACAAAAGAATTGCAAAAAAGGCCACAAAGACACAACATTAAGCTCTGCTGCTGAAAAGAAGACTTAAAATAGCATCTGAAAAGAGCTTATTGTAAGCGTAGACTACAACATGACCAACTGCACAGATGAAGATCTGGATAACTATTTGCTAAATCAGGTGACCTACTTATGCTGTCATTGGTTTTATTGAGCACCGAGATCTAAACTAAACTGTTAATgtgttattagtttttattataacCATTTCATTTggtgttttaattaaacaataataattttagatggcttatttttagagtttttaaaaattattttattcagtgtttgTTCTGCTCTAATCGAATgtgttattgtcttgtttttagcttaaATGTTTTATATGCGAATATGCTGTACTACTCACAATCTTTACATCTTACCA contains:
- the dnajc28 gene encoding dnaJ homolog subfamily C member 28 (The RefSeq protein has 1 substitution compared to this genomic sequence), producing the protein MSCLVLRLHSLDLRRSVLPLYSSLTLRSFSSGALSRSLRESYRLLQLPDDGASGPAEVKEAYLRMAKLYHPDSGAPTADADLFSQIEEAYRAVLAHLARQKSASQYTQSMEEDEDEKVKGNAPQHRQYLSFEGVGSGTPSQRERQYRQFRVDRATDQVLEYRRKEMEKAAAEEGAMVARDARLRSKKIKITQAVERLVEDLIQESMARGDFQNLSGTGKPLNKFDYNPYMDPMTHNLNRILIDNGYQPEWIVAQKEIRESICKMRERLQEVRARLGEPMRHSESLQWKEHCAVFAEELAKLNKKVDNFNLIVPLMSRQMVHYSLTRELEKILKTDLLLRQEKEREKERNEKEQMETTEMSQHTRQGLIAWMQNLLK